A region of the Ranitomeya imitator isolate aRanImi1 chromosome 10, aRanImi1.pri, whole genome shotgun sequence genome:
AGAAAGATGGGTGACCCCAGAGCTTTCATTAGAAAGATGGGTGACCCCAGAGCTTTCATTAGAAAGATGGGTGACCCCAGAGCGTTCATTAGAAAGATGGGTGACCCCAGAGCGTTCATTAAAAAGATGGGTGACCCCAGAGCGTTCATTAGAAAGATGGGTGACCCCAGAGCTTTCATTAGAAAGATGGGTGACCCCAGAGCTTTCATTAGAAAGATGGGTGACCCCAGAGCTTTCATTAGAAAGATGGGTGACCCCAGAGCGTTCATTAGAAAGATGGGTGACCCCAGAGCGTTCATTAGAAAGATGGGTGACCCCAGAGCGTTCATTAGAAAGATGGGTGACCCCAGAGCGTTCATTAGAAAGATGGGTGACCCCAGAGCGTTCATTAGAAAGATGGGTGACCCCAGAGCGTTCATTAGAAAGATGGGTGACCCCAGAGCTTTCATTAGAAAGATGGGTGACCCCAGAGCTTTCATTAGAAAGATGGGTGACCCCAGAGCTTTCATTAGAAAGATGGGTGACCCCAGAGCTTTCATTAGAAAGATGGGTGACCCCAGAGCTTTCATTAGAAAGATGGGTGACCCCAGAGCTTTCATTAGAAAGATGGGTGACCCCAGAGCTTTCATTAGAAAGATGGGTGACCCCAGAGCTTGCATTAGAAAGATGGGTGACCCCATAGCTTTCATTAGAAAGATGGGTGACCCCATAGCTTTCATTAGAAAGATGGGTGACCCCAGAGCTTTCATTAGAAAGATGGGTGACCCCAGAGCTTTCATTAGAAAGATGGGTGACCCCAGAGCGTTCATTAGAAAGATGGGTGACCCCAGAGCGTTCATTAGAAAGATGGGTGACCCCAGAGCGTTCATTAGAAAGATGGGTGACCCCAGAGCTTTCATTAGAAAGATGGGTGACCCCAGAGCTTTCATTAGAAAGATGGGTGACCCCAGAGCTTGCATTAGAAAGATGGGTGACCCCAGAGCTTTCATTAGAAAGATGGGTGACCCCAGAGCTTTCATTAGAAAGATGGGTGACCCCAGAGCGTTCATTAGAAAGATGGGTGACCCCAGAGCGTTCATTAGAAAGATGGGTGACCCCAGAGCGTTCATTAGAAAGATGGGTGACCCCAGAGCGTTCATTAGAAAGATGGGTGACCCCAGAGCGTTCATTAGAAAGATGGGTGACCCCAGAGCTTTCATTAGAAAGATGGGTGACCCCAGAGCTTTCATTAGAAAGATGGGTGACCCCAGAGCGTTCATTAGAAAGATGGGTGACCCCAGAGCGTTCATTAGAAAGATGGGTGACCCCAGAGCGTTCATTAGAAAGATGGGTGACCCCAGAGCGTTCATTAGAAAGATGGGTGACCCCAGAGCGTTCATTAGAAAGATGGGTGACCCCAGAGCGTTCATTAGAAAGATGGGTGGACCCCAGAGCGTTTCGTGCTCTGGGGTCTTGCACTATGCTAAGACTTACGGTTTTCACATGTTCCTCTTTTGAGAAGTCAAAGTCCGAAACAACTTGTTTAAAAGACTCCAATATATCCCCGTGCCGAGCCATGTCTGTGGCTAGGATCAGGCGAATGATTGACTGTACGGTAAATATAAGAAACAACCCCAAAATGAGAAGGTGTCAGCTGTGCAGAGCGTGTGACCATTACAGCCGCGGTCCGCGATCAGTGACCTAATtacgtatatatgtatatacaccacCTGCCGGATCTGTTTGAAGAGCTCGGGGGAAATATTCGAGAAGATGTTGTTTTCCGGCTGTGCCAGGATTTGGAAGGCCACCGCGCAGTGATGGTTCTCCAGGGGCGATATGTCATTGTAACGAATCGCCAGCTCTGTGCGCGCATTGATCTGGTACCTGAAATCACAACATAATCATTTCATGTTCTGGTACAGAAGAGCTTACAATCTAGGGAGGGGCAAAACTATATTATTGTATCTGACCACCATAGTTGTAATGCAGGGGCTGCAGGGAAGAGCGCTTACGTGTTATTGTATCCTGGGTGGTCGAGATCGTGACACACCGCGGCCGTCATGAGGACCCCCAGCTCCAGAAGTGACAGCCGGCCCTGAGCAAGGGATAAAAGGCAGACGTGAGGGCGCGACATCACACTGCGCATCTTTATAGGAGAGATTTCAACAATAAATGTCGTCCTGCAGTTACTTAATCCTAACctctcctgggaaagctgggtgacatccAATATGTCTGCCATTACAGCTGCCACAGCGGCTACCCATGTACATCTCCTAGGTGAAGAGCTGATGTGATGGCGGACATATTGGCGTCACCCAGCTTTGCCAACATCAGGTAATCAGACCTGGAGATCGCAGAGGTGAATCATCCCGTACATCATCTGCGTCACACAGAAGCAATGGCGGAAGTTGTGGAACGGGTTGGTTCTGTAATTTTCTTGGATGCACAACTGTAAGAGGAAATCACAGAGATATCAGTGAGTGATAGACCGTCCATGTCCTAATCCACCGGCACACAACAACGGGCCCCGAGATTGTATTTGTGGCACCCTGCCGTATCGTCCCGCCATTATGTGACCCCGCGGCTCGTCCCCATAACTTGTGGCACAGTCTGGGTACATTTCATGCGTTACAACTTCTCGTAACCACAATGTTACTGACATCACTAAGTCTGAACGCCGGCCCCGGACGAGCGGCCGCGAATCACAAGGGGATTGTACAGAAGCCGAAATCACAGATCTGGAGCCACAATTGTGGGATGAATCTGCAGTTTGGTGTCATGGCCGCGGCACCTTGTGTGATAGGACGGCTCCATGTGCACTCGTGTCTGTGTTTGGGGCAAAACCAACTTTCTTGAATGGCAACTGCCTCGATTTTCTGTGTCCCTCATTCCCTCAGTAATCGGGGAGCTGTAAGGGCGGTCATATTGGTTGTCCTGCAGGATACTGTGGTGTTGGGACCGGGGATCGGTGTGTATGGCCCCTTCTCTATGTGATGTGTTTCCATATTGGTTGTCCTGCAGGATACTGGTGTTGGGACCAGGGATCGGTGAGTATGGCCCCTTCTCTATGTGATGTGTTTCCATATTGGTTGTCCTGCAGGATACTGGTATTGAGACCAGGGATCGGTGAGTATGGCCCCTTCTCTATGTGATGTGTTTCCATATTGGTTGTCCTGCAGGATACTGGTGTTGGGACCAGGGATCGGTGAGTATGGCCCCTTCTCTATGTGATGTGTTTCCATATTGGTTGTCCTGCAGGATACTGGTATTAGGACCAGGGATCGGTGTGTATGGCCCCTTTTCTATGTGATGTGTTTCCATATTGGTTGTCCTGCAGGATACTGGTATTAGGACCAGGGATCGGTGTGTATGGCCCCTTTTCTATGTGATGTGTTTCCATATTGGTTGTCCTGCAGGATACTGGTATTGAGACCAGGGATCGGTGAGTATGGCCCCTTCTCTATGTGATGTGTTGCCATATTGGTTGTCCTGCAGGATACTGGTATTAGGACCAGGGATCGGTGAGTATGGCCCCTTCTCTATGTGATGTGTTTCCATATTGGTTGTCCTGCAGGATACTGGTATTGGGACCAGGGATCGGTGAGTATGGCCCCTTTTCTATGTGATGTGTTGCCATATTGGTTGTCCTTGCAAGATACTGGTTTTGACACCAGGGATCGGTGTGTATGGCCCCTTTTCTATGTGATGTGTTTCCATATTGGTTGTCCTGCAGGATACTGGTATTAGGACCAGGGATCGGTGTGTATGGCCCCTTTTCTATGTGATGTGTTTCCATATTGGTTGTCCTGCAGGATACTGGTATTGAGACCAGGGATCGGTGATTATGGCCCCTTCTCTATGTGATGTGTTGCCATATTGGTTGTCCTGCAGGATACTGGTATTAGGACCAGGGATCGGTGAGTATGGCCCCTTCTCTATGTGATGTGTTTCCATATTGGTTGTCCTGCAGGATACTGGTATTGGGACCAGGGATCGGTGAGTATGGCCCCTTTTCTATGTGATGTGTTGCCATATTGGTTGTCCTTGCAAGATACTGGTTTTGACACCAGGGATCGGTGTGTATGGCCCCTTTTCTATGTGATGTGTTTCCATATTGGTTGTCCTGCAGGATACTGGTGTTGGGACCAGGGATCGGTGTGTATGCCCCTTTTCTATGTGATGTGTTTCCATATTTGTTGTCCTGCAGGATACTGGTGTTGGGACCAGGGATCGGTGAGTATGGCCCCTTCTCTATGTGATGTGTTGCCATATTGGTTGTCCTGCAGGACATTCGGTTTTGAGACCAGGGATCGGTGAGTATGGCCCCTTTTCTATTTGATGTGTTTCCATATTGATTGTCCTGCAGGATACTAGTATTGGGACCAGGGATCGGTGTGTATGACCCCTTTTCTATGTGATGTGTTGCCATATTGGTTGTCCTTGCAAGATACTGGTTTTGAGACCAGGGATCGGTGTGTATGGCCCTTCTCTATGTGATGTGTTGCCATATTGGTTGTCCTTGCAAGATACTGGTTTTGAGACCAGTGATCGGTGAGTATGGCCCCTTTTCTATGTGATGTGTTTCCATATTGGTTGCCCTGCAGGATACTGGTGTTGGGACCGGGGATCGGTGTGTATGGGCCCTTTTCTATGTGATGTGTTTCCATATTGGTTGTCCTGCAGGATACTGGTATTGGGACCAGGGATCAGTGAGTATGGCCCCTTTTCTATGTGATGTGTTTCCATATTGGTTGTCCTGCAGGATACTGGTATTAGGACCAGGGATCGGTGTGTATGGCCCCTTTTCTATGTGATGTGTTTCCATATTGGTTGTCCTGCAGGATACTGGTATTGGGACCAGGGATCGGTGAGTATGGCCCCTTTTCTATTTGATGTGTTTCCATATTGGTTATCCTGCAGGATACTACTATTGGGACCAGGGATCGGTGTGTATGGCCCCTTCTCTATGTGATGTGTTTCCATATTGGTTGTCCTGCAGGATACTGGTATTGGGACCAGGGATCGGTGAGTATGGCCCCTTTTCTATGTGATGTGTTTCCATATTGGTTGTCCTGCAGGATACTGGTATTGGGACCAGGGATCGGTGAGTATGGCGCCTTTTCTATTTGATGTGTTTCCATATTGGTTGTCCTGCAGGATACTACTATTGGGACCAGGGATCGGTGTGTATGGCCCCTTTTCTATGTGATGTGTTTCCATATTGGTTGTCCAATATGATACTGGTATTGGGACCAGGGATCGGTGAGTATGGCACCTTTTCTATGTGATGTGTTTCCATATTGGTTGTCCAATAGGATACTGGTATTGGGACCAGGGATCGGTGAGTATGACCCCTTTTCTATGTGGTGTGTTTCCATATTGGTTGTCCTGCAGGATACTGGTATTAGGACCAGGGACCGGTGTGTATGGCCCCTTTTCTATGTGATGTGTTGCCATATTGGTTGTCCTGCAGGATACTGGTATTGAGACCAGGGATCGGTGTGTATGGCCCCTTCTCTATGTGATGTGTTTCCATATTGGTTGTCCTGCAGGATACTGGTGTTGGGACCAGGGATCGGTGAGTATGGCCCCTTCTCTATGTGATGTGTTGCCATATTGGTTGTCCTGCAGGATACTGGTATTGAGACCGGGGATCGGTGTGTATGGCCCCTTCTCTATGTGATGTGTTTCCATATTGGTTGTCCTGCAGGATACTGGTGTTGGGACCAGGGATCGGTGAGTATGGCCCCTTCTCTATGTGATGTGTTGCCATATTGGTTGTCCTGCAGGATACTGGTATTGAGACCAGGGATCGGTGTGTATGGCCCCTTCTCTATGTGATGTGTTTCCATATTGGTTGTCCTGCAGGATACTGGTATTGGGACCAGGGATCGGTGAGTATGGCCCCTTTTCTATGTGATGTGTTTCCATATTGGTTGTCCTGCAGGATACTGGTGTTGGGACCAGGGATCGGTGAGTATGGTCCCTTCTCTATGTGATGTGTTGCCATATTGGTTGTCCTGCAGGATACTGGTATTGGGACCAGGGATCGGTGAGTATGGCCCATTTTCTATGTGATGTGTTTCCATATTGGTTGTCCTGCAGGATACTGGTATTAGGACCAGGGATCGGTGTGTATGGCCCCTTTTCTATGTGATGTGTTTCCATATTGGTTGTCCTGCAGGATACTGGTATTGGGACCAGAGATCGGTAAGTATGGCCCCTTCTCTATGTGATGTGTTTCCATATTGGTTGTCCTGCAGGATACTGGTATTGAGACCAGGGATCGGTGTGTATGGCCCCTTCTCTATGTGATGTGTTTCCATATTGGTTGTCCTGCAGGATGCTGGTATTAGGACCAGGGATCGGTGTGTATGGCCCCTTTTCTATGTGATGTGTTTCCATATTGGTTGTCCTGCAGGATACTGGTGTTGGGACCAGGGATCGGTGAATATGGCCCCTTTTCTATGTGATGTGTTTCCATATTGGTTGTCCTGCAGGACATTCGGTTTTGAGACCAGGGATCGGTGAGTATGGATCCTTTTCTATGTGATGTGTTGCCATATTGGTTGTCCTGCAGGATACTAGTATTGGGACCAGGGATCGGTGTGTATGGCCCCTTTTCTATTTGATGTGTTTCTATATTGGTTGTCCTGCAGGATACCAGTATTGGGACCAGGGATCGGTGTGTATGACCCCTTCTCTATGTGATGTGTTTCCATATTGGTTGTCCTGCAGGATACTGGTATTAGGACCAGGGATCGGTGTGTATGGCCCCTTCTCTATGTGATGTGCTGCCATATTGGTTGTCCTGCAGGATACTGGTATTAGGACCAGGGATCGGTGTGTATGGCCCCTTCTCTATGTGATGTGTTTCCATATTGGTTGTCCTGCAGGATACTGGTATTAGGACCAGGGATCGGTGTGTATGGCCCCTTCTCTATGTGATGTGCTGCCATATTGGTTGTCCTGCAGGATACTAGTATTGGGACCAGGGATCGGTGAATATGGCCCCTTTTCTATGTGATGTGTTTCCATATTGGTTGTCCTGCAGGATACTAGTATTGGGACCAGGGATCGGTGAATATGGCCCCTTTTCTATGTGATGTGTTTCCATATTGGTTGTCCTGCAGGATACTAGTATTGGGACCAGGGATCGGTGAATATGGCCCCTTTTCTATTTGATGTGTTTCCATATTGGTTGTCCTGCAGGACATTCGGTTTTGAGACCAGGGATCGGTGAGTATGGATCCTTTTCTATGTGATGTGTTGCCATATTGGTTGTCCTGCAGGATACTAGTATTGGGACCAGGGATCGGTGTGTATGGCCCCTTTTCTATTTGATGTGTTTCTATATTGGTTGTCCTGCAGGATACCAGTATTGGGACCAGGGATCGGTGTGTATGACCCCTTCTCTATGTGATGTGTTTCCATATTGGTTGTCCTGCAGGATACTGGTATTAGGACCAGGGATCGGTGTGTATGGCCCCTTCTCTATGTGATGTGCTGCCATATTGGTTGTCCTGCAGGATACTGGTATTGGGACCAGGGATCGGTGTGTATGGCCCCTTTTCTATGTGATGTgttgccatattggttgtcacaccTGCAGAGACTTTTTGCAGAGACTTTTTCTGTGACATTTGCTCTGTACTCGCACATGTGACCTCATTACCACCACTAGTGACACCCGCTCCTGCCCCCTATACGAGTGTCATTGTTACCAGGTCCTAGCAGCGGCTTATTTGGGCTTATTTTGGGTACGTACCAGCCAGCGCTTCAGGGTAACGGGGTTCACGTTGAATTCCCGCACAAGTCCAAGGTCGTGATACATGAACTCCAGACAGCTCAGCATCTGTGCAGACAAAAAGGGGACATGAGCGGCCTCATGTATGATCACACCCATTGTTTGTGTGCGGACCCCTGAACATTAAGCGTCATCCTATACCCTGTGTATCACTGTATTGACCCTCCTGGCTCAGGGGAGACGAGGGGTGCTGTGTAAGAACTACAACACCCATCATGTAATTCAGCTAAATTCTGTTACTCTGGTTTcccctcctgaaatgctctgtgctgcgggGCCATCCAGCCTGTTATCTCCGTCCTGGCTCTGGTCTCATATCTTACCTTCTGGTCCAAGTTTTGGAAAACAAACCTCATTGTATTCCCAGTGCCAGACATCGAATGTGGGCATCTTCAAGGTCTCGATGGTCTCCGAAGTCAAAGTGTACTGTGGAAGCAAAGACCCCACAGGATCATCGATGGGTCGTGTACAAGTGTTAGTCTGTCAGTACAGTTATATCGGACATTGGTCGTCATCATGCCCTGTGAACCCCCTCACATCTGTCTCTTAAAGGGGCCCTCCTGCATTAcagaaggaggaggatgatggtCATCACTATGTGTTGGTCATTGGTTTACCTTTGGGTAGTTGGGAACATCCCTGCAGGGGTTTATCCGGATTATGTCACCAGAGCGGTAATATCTACAGGGACAGCTCTGTCTGCTGGAAAAGACAAATGGAAAGAGGCTCAATAGGTTATTCCCATTATAGTACATGGTAAACTGGCGACCTGCTGGTTGTAAATCCCCCGATACTGCAGAGACAAAGCGTCCTCCGCTCGCTGCATTGGGAGAGTGCCCCTGGACCATACTGCCACCCTGGGAGGCTGCGGAGCGGAGCGCTTCTGACGAAAGCACCGGAGACAATCACTTATGGAGTAATTAAAACTTTTATAAATCCAGAACTGTGTAAAAGTTTTAGGCgagtgttaaaaaaaaatgctgcagagtaaAAAGCTTTCAGAAATAGAGAATATAGTttacatcatcagtatctggtgaccgcccttcacctccatcatcagtatctggtgaccgcccttcacctccatcatcagtatctggtgaccacctgtcacctccatcatcagtatctggtgaccacctgtcacctccatcatcagtatctggtgaccgcccttcacctccatcatcagtatctgctgactgcccttcacctccatcagtacctggtgaccgcccttcacctccatcatcagtatctgctgactgcccttcacctccatcagtacctggtgaccgcccttcacctccatcatcagtatctggtgaccacctgtcacctccatcatcagtatctggtgaccgcccgtcacctccatcatcagtatctggtgaccacctgtcacctccatcattagtatctggtgaccgcccttcacctccatcatcagtatctgctgactgcccttcacctccatcattagtatctggtgaccacctgtcacctccatcattagtatctggtgaccacctgtcacctccatcattagtatctggtgaccgcccttcacctccatcatcagtatctgctgactgcccttcacctccatcatcagtatctggtgactgtccgtcacctccatcatcattatctgttGAAGGCCTGTCTGATAAGGATTTTCACAGCAAGTACAGCAGCCTCATCAGGACTAAGATATGTGATCCATCCATGCATTTTTTTCAGGTGACAGATCAGCTTTGCTCTTTGCTCATGTGTGACACTTGCAGAACTGGTTGTCACTGACCTGCTGCTTCTTTCCTCCAGTTCATCCCGCAGCTGCTTCACTTCCAGTTTACACTTGTCAATATCAATCGCTCTCCGACCTTCCGCTAGAAGACAAGGGCGGGAGATATCAGGTGCAGGGGATGTGGGGCACAGGGGACGTGGGGCACAGGGGACGTGGGGCACAGGGGACGTGGGGCACAGGGTGAAGCGTCTTATGTTCTTACATTAGGACAGTGATGGTTGTGACTGTAGATTGTGCGGCGCTCCGCTGTGTTCGGGTGCTGCTATGGACAGGCCGTGACAGTCATGGCTCATCCATGTATAAAAACTAAATTAATAAGAACAGTCAACTGCATAGCGGCCTCGGTGGATCCTACACATCCGACTACTGATTGATCCGAATATCCGGCCGCGGCCATTATTCTGCCGACAGCTGCGATATGCAGCTCTGTAACTCAGCACATCCGGACGCTGCCAGCAGCGGGAACAGCCGATGGTCGGGGGTCCAGGGTGTCGCACCCCCAACGATCAGATATTAATCACCTATCATAAGGAAAGGCCTTCAGTgcaaaagtcccagacaacccctttaagtgacttTAGTAGATTTGTGTGTTCACAATTTTCCTTTGCTGAATATAAATCGGAGTCTGCTGGTTTATAGataaaaatgacagatgtgaataTTTAATCATCTTTGTCATAGAAAATAATTTCCAAAAGCGAAATGAAGAAGAGAATAAGGAGGGTACAATGTCTCACCTTCGACCCTACGCTCTAATGTTGCGAGACGCTCATAGATTTCTCTCTTCAACTCACCAATTCTGAAAGCTCTGATAAGGAAAAAAATTTTACTATGGGGATCTCCTTATATACAGAttaatacagtcaccactagaaggagctcactacatacagatttatacagtcaccactagaaggagcccactacatacagatttatacagccaccactagggggagctcactacatgcagatttatatagccaccactagagggagctcactacatgcagatttatacagccaccactagagggagctcactacatgcagatttatatagccaccactagagggagctcactacatgcagatttatatagccaccactagagggagctcactacatgcagatttatacagtcaccactagagggagctcactacatgcagatttatacagccaccactagagggagctcactacatgcagatttatatagccaccactagagggagctcactacatacagatttatatagccaccactagagggagctcactacatgcagatttatatagccaccactagagggagctcactacatgcagatttatatagccaccactagagggagctcactacatacagatttatacagtcaccactagagggagctcactacatgcagatttatacagtcaccaccagagggagctcactacatacagatttaggctatgttcacatttgcgttgttgggcgcagcgtcgtcgacgcataccgatgcatgtgtcatgcgttgtattgcgttttacgacgcatgcgtcatattgacgcacagacagggcgcagaggacgctacttgtaccgTTTTCCCTgcaccgaaattcctgctctgtacaaTCTTATGACAActcatgtgtcgcaaaacgctgcgttgtgtacatgcattGTTGGTTGTGtcaccgacgctgcgcccaacaacgcaaatgtgaacgttaccttatacattcaccactagggggagctcactacatacagatttatatagtcaccactagagggagctcattatatacagattaaaatacagtcaccactagagggagctcactatatacagatttatacagtcaccactagggggagctcactatatacagattaatacagtcatcactagaaggagctcactacatacagatttacagccaccactagagacaACTCACTACATACAGAGTTACACAGCTGCCACTAGAGGAAGTgtattacatacagatttatacagtcaccactagagggagctcactacatacaattttatatagtcaccactagagggagccccctacatacagatttatacagtcatgactagggggagatcactacatacagagtCATACAGTCaaaactagggggagctcactacatacatattTTGTACTCACAGATGAACATTCTTATCTAGTGTGGGTCATACCCACCTTGTAAATTCCTCTGTCACTTGTGCCAAGAGTGTCTGGAAAAagtcttctttttctaaaaaaaaaccatGAAGATCTAGAATCTAAACATGTCACTGTCAGACCTATAGCCAATTGTTAGGGCCTTACCTGTTCGTGGAGATGCTTCCTGAGAGATTATCCGATACGGAGAGCTGAAATTAGCGTAAGAAAGTCACTATGTAGATGTCTGTGTGTTAATATGAGGTCCATTGTGTTTCCGGATTCCAGGTGGTGATACTATGTGCATAATACACATATACTTACTTCTTGGAGTTGGCCGGTATGGTGCGGTCAATGGCAATCAAGATGCCCCGCTGGTCCACGAGTATAATGGACGATTGCCTGATAGTAAATacacattaatgtacactatgtATTTGTACAGACCTGTCTGGGAACGATACATTTTATCTGCTGAGGTTCTGTTAGTGACCATTTACCATGGGAGTCCAGATGTGGAGCACAGAAGCTGCTTGATGTCACCGCTGCTACACTGCTGACTGAAAACCATCTGCAAAAAGCAAAATCTACCAATCATGACAGTAAATGCAGATGTAGGCAGCACATGGAGAGTTACAAGGAGGGCTAAAACAGCATTCAGCATGGAGTatttgcacaaaaaggaaaaaaaagcgcAACTTTTTGCCCCTTTGCTATGACTTGGACATTTTTATAAAATATGGGCAGAGCGTAGCTGGACTAGATCAGCCCATAGGTGGCACAAACTGCCTCTC
Encoded here:
- the LOC138651714 gene encoding high affinity cGMP-specific 3',5'-cyclic phosphodiesterase 9A-like isoform X2, with the protein product MGSAASAQKTIFLEVDGKVRKMVFSQQCSSGDIKQLLCSTSGLPWQSSIILVDQRGILIAIDRTIPANSKNSPYRIISQEASPRTEKEDFFQTLLAQVTEEFTRAFRIGELKREIYERLATLERRVEAEGRRAIDIDKCKLEVKQLRDELEERSSSRQSCPCRYYRSGDIIRINPCRDVPNYPKYTLTSETIETLKMPTFDVWHWEYNEMLSCLEFMYHDLGLVREFNVNPVTLKRWLLCIQENYRTNPFHNFRHCFCVTQMMYGMIHLCDLQGRLSLLELGVLMTAAVCHDLDHPGYNNTYQINARTELAIRYNDISPLENHHCAVAFQILAQPENNIFSNISPELFKQIRQSIIRLILATDMARHGDILESFKQVVSDFDFSKEEHVKTLQMLLIKCCDISNEVRPTEVAEPWVDCLLEEYFMQSDREKSEGLPVTPFMDRDKVTKPKAQIGFIQFVLMPMFETVTKLFPQIEEVMVRPLQEARDHYEELMQLEEAMAEVQQKKAEILSGAVKVKRNVENL
- the LOC138651714 gene encoding high affinity cGMP-specific 3',5'-cyclic phosphodiesterase 9A-like isoform X1 translates to MLNAVLALLVTLHVLPTSAFTVMIGRFCFLQMVFSQQCSSGDIKQLLCSTSGLPWQSSIILVDQRGILIAIDRTIPANSKNSPYRIISQEASPRTEKEDFFQTLLAQVTEEFTRAFRIGELKREIYERLATLERRVEAEGRRAIDIDKCKLEVKQLRDELEERSSSRQSCPCRYYRSGDIIRINPCRDVPNYPKYTLTSETIETLKMPTFDVWHWEYNEMLSCLEFMYHDLGLVREFNVNPVTLKRWLLCIQENYRTNPFHNFRHCFCVTQMMYGMIHLCDLQGRLSLLELGVLMTAAVCHDLDHPGYNNTYQINARTELAIRYNDISPLENHHCAVAFQILAQPENNIFSNISPELFKQIRQSIIRLILATDMARHGDILESFKQVVSDFDFSKEEHVKTLQMLLIKCCDISNEVRPTEVAEPWVDCLLEEYFMQSDREKSEGLPVTPFMDRDKVTKPKAQIGFIQFVLMPMFETVTKLFPQIEEVMVRPLQEARDHYEELMQLEEAMAEVQQKKAEILSGAVKVKRNVENL